One stretch of Anolis carolinensis isolate JA03-04 chromosome 3, rAnoCar3.1.pri, whole genome shotgun sequence DNA includes these proteins:
- the champ1 gene encoding chromosome alignment-maintaining phosphoprotein 1, whose amino-acid sequence MCSVLPPDSRRIGSLNILHKTTERLECDHCNFRGSDYENIQIHMGTIHPEFCDEMDTAGLGKLIFYQKSAKLFHCHKCFFTSKIFCNVYYHITAHHAVSDKWNEEQKDLLDTETQPIEKPYLVETQKPLSPESQKTSISLECQKPVASEPLKSDVGLFSKTQKSTTVTLAEQPKIAPLACPEPQKPLCVTPELPKPITTVLSEPLKPIPSVTPEPMKPVSVESPELPKPILALLPESQKPTAATYIEPQKPLPIVHPELFVSVPEPEKPAPLVPLEPQKLMPPASPEPQKIIRPVSPPASTSEPQKFTPRVSPEPRRHSPAVSPEPRRHSPAVSPELRRHSPAISPEPRRHSPAVSPEPRRHSPAVSPELKKFPPGALSSEPRRHIPQMRRPTSALSPEPRKPEPPLSPDPWRTCPNIAPESWRSAPSISHEQQKSITVSPWSPKPPQSMPIEPRRPASEPRRPGHLMSPESQRFVSEPWKSTPLPESHKSSFASSEPWKPISSVYPEGWKPVLSPDTWRPSPSVPPPVPPMQAELRKPCSPMSPDLWKPSFFPEQRKPTPPVSPDPWKFPSDSRKSPFFSETQKPTPFVSSELQKRALFSESRKRALFPESKKSIPAELQKRSFFHEAPMTFPEIPKHALFSDSHRPLPVSSETPKHSFFQEPQKHVLVSSEVQDHVPFSEPQRSPVVSHEVMKSPPVSPEIQKPASFAEFQKSSPGSPEKQRQSFFSEPSKHSLLPELQKPFSEQKQIFGSDAHKPIETVGMEDHKTTFSDFNQPAASVLSDLQTCTESGNKDYFTEHPEIENPFGSLLAPKEQPTQVKETSEEVYPCPKKKPRKKKQEISCTDPNISESGNTEMETSEVKEQDSSSDQEQFDTESPDHNKDTKTEAATPTKTKCALQFTEEKEAFIPEEEIAKYMKRGKGKYYCKICCCRAMKKGAVLHHLVNKHNVHSPYKCDVCGKAFLLESHLKNHVVAHGQTILRCPHCSFETNFPRGFKKHLTHCQNRRNDETNKKQLDTSTEPQSESQPSEEAVKVEGSVPSVEGTEPPNESLAEPQVQ is encoded by the coding sequence ATGTGTAGTGTTTTACCACCTGACAGCAGAAGAATTGGCAGTTTGAACATCCTGCATAAAACAACAGAGCGATTAGAGTGTGATCACTGTAATTTTAGGGGCTCTGACTATGAAAACATACAGATTCACATGGGTACAATCCACCCTGAATTTTGTGATGAAATGGACACTGCGGGATTGGGGAAACTTATATTTTACCAGAAAAGTGCAAAGTTGTTCCACTGCCACAAATGTTTTTTTACCAGCAAGATATTTTGTAATGTTTATTACCACATTACTGCTCACCATGCAGTGTCTGACAAATGGAATGAAGAACAGAAAGATTTATTAGACACAGAGACACAACCCATAGAGAAACCTTATTTGGTAGAAACTCAAAAACCTCTGTCTCCTGAATCTCAGAAAACTTCTATATCTTTGGAGTGTCAGAAACCTGTTGCTTCAGAACCCCTGAAATCTGATGTCGGTCTGTTCTCCAAGACACAAAAGTCCACCACAGTTACACTGGCGGAACAACCCAAGATTGCTCCACTTGCTTGTCCAGAGCCACAGAAACCTCTCTGTGTCACACCAGAACTTCCAAAGCCTATTACAACAGTATTGTCAGAGCCACTGAAACCAATCCCTTCTGTGACTCCAGAACCAATGAAGCCTGTCTCAGTAGAGTCCCCAGAACTACCAAAGCCTATCTTGGCACTTTTGCCTGAATCACAGAAACCTACTGCAGCCACATATATCGAGCCACAGAAACCTCTCCCTATTGTACATCCAGAACTGTTTGTGTCAGTCCCAGAACCAGAAAAACCTGCTCCACTTGTGCCTCTGGAGCCACAGAAACTCATGCCACCTGCATCCCCAGAGCCTCAAAAGATTATTCGGCCTGTGTCACCACCTGCATCTACATCTGAACCACAGAAATTTACTCCAAGAGTGTCTCCTGAGCCCCGTAGGCACTCTCCTGCAGTATCTCCTGAGCCCCGCAGGCACTCTCCAGCAGTGTCTCCTGAACTTCGCAGGCACTCTCCAGCAATATCTCCTGAGCCCCGCAGGCACTCTCCCGCAGTGTCTCCCGAGCCCCGCAGGCATTCACCGGCTGTATCTCCCGAATTAAAGAAATTTCCTCCTGGTGCTCTGTCTTCAGAACCTCGTAGGCATATTCCTCAGATGCGGCGGCCTACATCAGCACTTTCCCCTGAGCCACGCAAACCTGAGCCACCACTCTCCCCGGATCCTTGGAGGACCTGTCCCAATATTGCTCCAGAGTCTTGGAGGTCTGCTCCTAGTATTTCTCATGAGCAACAAAAATCTATCACTGTTTCACCTTGGTCCCCTAAACCTCCGCAATCTATGCCTATAGAACCCAGAAGACCTGCCTCAGAACCAAGAAGGCCAGGCCATTTGATGTCCCCAGAATCTCAGAGGTTTGTGTCAGAGCCCTGGAAATCTACTCCATTGCCTGAATCACATAAGTCTAGTTTTGCTTCCTCGGAGCCCTGGAAGCCCATTTCTTCTGTTTATCCTGAAGGCTGGAAACCAGTGTTGTCTCCTGATACGTGGAGGCCATCACCATCAGTTCCACCACCTGTTCCACCTATGCAGGCAGAACTTCGAAAGCCTTGCTCTCCAATGTCTCCAGATCTTTGGaaaccttccttctttcctgagCAGCGCAAGCCCACTCCTCCTGTATCTCCTGATCCTTGGAAATTTCCTTCTGATTCCCGAAAGTCTCCTTTCTTTTCTGAGACACAGAAGCCTACTCCTTTTGTTTCATCTGAACTCCAAAAGCGTGCATTATTTTCTGAAAGCCGAAAACGGGCTCTGTTTCCTGAATCTAAAAAATCTATTCCTGCTGAGTTGCAGAAACGTTCATTCTTCCATGAAGCCCCCATGACTTTTCCTGAAATCCCAAAACATGCCTTGTTCTCTGACTCTCACAGACCTCTGCCTGTCTCTTCTGAAACTCCAAAGCATTCTTTCTTTCAAGAGCCCCAGAAGCATGTTCTTGTTTCTTCTGAAGTTCAGGACCATGTTCCGTTTTCAGAGCCTCAGAGGTCACCTGTTGTTTCTCATGAAGTGATGAAGTCTCCTCCAGTTTCTCCTGAAATACAGAAACCAGCATCCTTTGCAGAATTTCAGAAGTCATCTCCTGGTTCTCCTGAGAAACAAAGGCAGAGTTTCTTTTCTGAGCCTTCAAAGCATTCTCTTTTGCCTGAACTTCAAAAACCATTTTCTGAACAGAAGCAGATCTTTGGTTCTGATGCCCATAAACCAATAGAAACAGTGGGCATGGAAGACCacaaaactactttttctgacttcAACCAGCCGGCTGCATCTGTTTTGTCAGACTTGCAGACATGTACTGAATCTGGCAATAAAGATTACTTTACTGAACATCCAGAAATTGAGAATCCGTTTGGGAGTCTACTAGCTCCAAAGGAACAGCCTACACAAGTCAAAGAAACTTCAGAAGAAGTATATCCTTGCCCAAAGAAGAAGCCTAGGAAGAAAAAGCAGGAGATTTCTTGTACAGATCCAAATATCAGTGAAAGTGGAAATACTGAAATGGAGACATCAGAGGTAAAGGAACAGGATTCCAGTAGTGATCAAGAGCAGTTTGACACAGAATCTCCAGATCACAATAAAGATACCAAAACCGAAGCAGCTACTCCTACTAAGACTAAATGTGCATTACAGTTTACAGAAGAGAAAGAGGCTTTCATACCAGAGGAAGAGATTGCAAAATATATGAAGCGTGGCAAAGGCAAATACTACTGCAAAATTTGTTGCTGCCGGGCTATGAAAAAAGGTGCTGTATTGCATCATTTGGTTAACAAGCATAATGTCCATAGTCCATACAAATGTGACGTGTGTGGAAAGGCTTTCCTTTTGGAATCTCACCTTAAAAACCATGTTGTTGCTCATGGTCAAACTATTCTTAGATGTCCACATTGCAGTTTTGAGACAAACTTTCCTAGAGGCTTTAAGAAACATTTAACTCATTGTCAGAACCGTCGTAATGATGAAACCAACAAGAAACAATTGGACACCAGTACTGAGCCACAGAGTGAGAGCCAACCAAGTGAAGAGGCTGTTAAGGTGGAAGGTTCAGTGCCTTCAGTGGAAGGCACTGAACCACCAAATGAATCACTTGCTGAACCACaagttcagtga